Proteins from one Paraburkholderia sp. BL10I2N1 genomic window:
- a CDS encoding AcvB/VirJ family lysyl-phosphatidylglycerol hydrolase yields the protein MKSLKVLLALSLATGLFAAALPSAHAVVATDLATSAVSGGRYGNVVVTRPTGEMRGFVVLFSGRSGWRPTDQQAADALARHGAMVVGVDTERYAGMPATRKETCRNLVGDAEAMSHQLQREVQSSRYFLPIVAGTGQGGILATQMLAQAPSNTLSGAASIDPDAQLDARFNPCPPDPTISRGNGLPGFVEIGATTADAVRTPTPAGGKPVAVRRLPPDTSSADAMVTLLGSHLRMHEASEQDVSDLPLIELPAAHPTDMLAVVISGDGGWRDLDKSIAEALQKQGVSVVGWDSLRYFWATKSPQETSHDLARVLETYGSRWHTRQVALIGYSFGADVMPFAYNRLPEALRAKVSQMALLGFAHSADFQIRVTGWLGMPASNEALPALPEVSKVPPGIVQCVYGEDEEDTLCPTLAKSGVTVLRTAGGHHFGRDYSSLANSLLDNWRRQIASRECDATKAPAGGAPAAGCNTK from the coding sequence ATGAAATCGTTGAAAGTATTGTTGGCCCTGAGCCTGGCGACGGGCCTGTTCGCTGCGGCGCTGCCGTCGGCGCACGCTGTCGTTGCTACTGATCTCGCGACGAGCGCTGTATCCGGCGGGCGCTACGGCAACGTGGTCGTCACCAGGCCGACAGGCGAGATGCGCGGCTTTGTCGTGCTGTTTTCCGGTCGCAGCGGCTGGCGCCCGACCGACCAGCAGGCCGCCGACGCGCTCGCGCGCCATGGCGCGATGGTGGTCGGCGTCGATACGGAGCGCTACGCCGGGATGCCCGCCACGCGCAAGGAAACCTGCCGCAACCTGGTCGGCGACGCGGAAGCGATGAGCCACCAGTTGCAGCGCGAGGTGCAGTCGAGCCGCTATTTCCTGCCGATCGTCGCGGGCACGGGCCAGGGCGGCATTCTGGCGACGCAGATGCTCGCGCAGGCGCCGTCGAACACGCTCTCGGGCGCGGCATCGATCGATCCAGACGCGCAACTGGATGCACGCTTCAACCCCTGCCCTCCCGATCCGACGATCAGCCGGGGCAACGGCCTGCCTGGGTTCGTCGAAATCGGCGCGACGACTGCCGACGCCGTCAGGACACCCACGCCCGCAGGCGGCAAGCCCGTCGCCGTGCGGCGCCTGCCGCCGGACACGTCGAGCGCCGATGCGATGGTCACCTTGCTCGGTTCGCACCTGCGTATGCACGAAGCGAGCGAACAGGATGTGTCCGATCTCCCTTTGATCGAACTGCCCGCCGCTCATCCCACCGACATGCTTGCGGTCGTGATATCCGGCGACGGCGGCTGGCGCGACCTCGACAAGAGCATCGCCGAAGCCCTGCAGAAACAGGGCGTGTCCGTGGTTGGCTGGGACAGCCTGCGCTATTTCTGGGCCACGAAGTCGCCACAGGAGACTAGCCACGATCTCGCCCGGGTGCTGGAAACCTATGGGTCGCGCTGGCACACACGGCAGGTAGCGCTGATCGGCTATTCGTTCGGCGCTGACGTGATGCCTTTCGCGTACAACCGTTTGCCCGAAGCCTTGCGCGCGAAGGTCTCGCAGATGGCGCTGCTCGGGTTTGCCCATTCGGCTGATTTCCAGATTCGCGTGACCGGCTGGCTCGGCATGCCCGCCAGCAACGAAGCGCTGCCTGCGTTGCCGGAGGTGTCGAAAGTGCCGCCGGGAATCGTGCAGTGCGTGTACGGCGAAGACGAAGAAGATACCTTGTGCCCGACGCTCGCGAAGTCGGGTGTGACGGTGCTGCGCACGGCCGGCGGCCATCACTTCGGCCGCGACTACAGCAGCCTCGCGAACTCGCTTCTCGATAACTGGCGGCGGCAGATCGCCTCGCGCGAATGCGATGCAACGAAGGCACCGGCTGGCGGCGCACCGGCCGCGGGTTGCAACACGAAGTAA
- a CDS encoding host attachment protein, whose amino-acid sequence MTSTSWVVVADGNRARIFETPGLKLDLREIEGFADPQARTRDPELRNGDSGRDAMPAATTPDDAARDRFARMLCEYLEQGRMHQRYQRLRIAVEPKFLGLLRRHLSDETRKMVYEEIGADISKLDARAIQRHLELHGEGAH is encoded by the coding sequence ATGACCAGCACTTCCTGGGTTGTTGTCGCCGACGGTAACCGCGCCCGTATCTTTGAAACCCCCGGTCTCAAGCTGGATCTGCGCGAGATCGAAGGTTTCGCCGATCCCCAGGCCCGCACGCGTGACCCCGAATTGCGCAACGGAGACTCCGGCCGCGACGCGATGCCGGCAGCCACCACGCCGGACGACGCAGCACGCGACAGGTTCGCCCGCATGCTCTGTGAGTATCTTGAACAGGGCCGCATGCACCAGCGCTACCAGCGGCTGCGCATCGCAGTCGAGCCGAAGTTTCTCGGCCTGTTGCGCCGCCATCTGAGCGACGAGACGCGCAAGATGGTGTACGAGGAAATCGGCGCGGATATCTCCAAACTCGACGCCCGGGCGATCCAGCGTCATCTCGAGCTGCACGGCGAAGGGGCACACTAA
- a CDS encoding type II toxin-antitoxin system HicB family antitoxin: MEFPIAVHKDDGSVYGVTVPDIPGVHSWGDTIDDAIRNAKAAIVGHVSTLVELGEDMGFACSTVEELVAKPEYAGAVWALVDVDLSRLDSRPERINVSLPRFVLHKIDAYVEARHETRSGFLARAALEALAHS, encoded by the coding sequence ATGGAATTTCCCATCGCTGTCCATAAGGACGATGGGAGTGTCTATGGAGTGACGGTTCCGGATATTCCGGGCGTCCATTCCTGGGGCGACACCATCGATGACGCAATCAGAAACGCAAAAGCAGCAATCGTCGGACATGTCTCAACCCTGGTTGAACTCGGTGAAGACATGGGCTTTGCCTGTTCCACTGTAGAAGAACTGGTGGCAAAGCCGGAGTATGCAGGGGCTGTTTGGGCTCTTGTCGATGTCGATCTGTCACGGCTCGATTCAAGGCCGGAGCGGATTAACGTAAGCCTGCCACGCTTTGTATTACATAAGATCGATGCTTACGTTGAGGCGCGTCATGAAACAAGGAGCGGGTTTCTTGCGCGTGCAGCCCTGGAGGCGTTAGCGCATAGCTAA
- a CDS encoding type II toxin-antitoxin system HicA family toxin, translating to MNSSKLIRMLEEDGWREVRITGSHHHFNHFWKKGLVTVPHPKKDLPVGTVKSILKSAGLD from the coding sequence ATGAATTCATCAAAGCTCATCCGGATGCTCGAAGAGGATGGGTGGAGAGAAGTGAGGATTACGGGCAGCCACCATCACTTTAATCACTTTTGGAAAAAGGGCCTGGTGACGGTTCCGCATCCGAAGAAGGACCTTCCGGTCGGGACGGTAAAGAGCATCCTGAAAAGCGCCGGCCTTGATTGA
- the mprF gene encoding bifunctional lysylphosphatidylglycerol flippase/synthetase MprF, producing the protein MVQEGTARRPAIPGWAFNIQRFKALPLRRLAVPVLALVVCAIVLTVFQHLSQTIHYRSVVYSLRQLTPQALATSLLATAFSYVVLVARDAVGLRSIGAKVPRPTLWIGATVGSALGNATGFGALTGGAVRCRVYGTAGIKPAQVGRLTLFTSVTLGLSLVLLAGLGMLFDAPALSHMTHVTTVPLIGGGVAIVVALALLVACCRPTSRSIRLGRLTLDVPARRDLLDQLWLAALDVAAASVALWALLPHADVGFAQFVAIFSAAMLLGMIGHTPGGLGVFEASMVFALGGSVETPAMVAALLAYRVIYFGVPLLVSSALLAGFEGHALKARFAGRGSRDITQLVPLFLSIVTFAVGGMLVISGATPAFGRRLAILQTVVPLWVLESSQLLASLLGVLLLFVARGLLRRLDAAWWLTMLLAVVSLALSLTKGLAFVEAGVLGVLITLLATTRHRFNRSSSLFSERFTLTWLVSVGIVMIVASWILFFAFRDVQYSRDLWWNFAFDERAPRALRATLSACLFAATIAFWQLLRPAAGRFVEPPAGDLADAAKIVRSQERSDAGLALMGDKSFLFSKSREAFLMYAKHGRTWAALHDPVGPREEWVELIGEFMALAHAHGGRAAFYQVRADALPLYLDAGLTLMKLGEEARLVLSDFELAGAHRTHLRYALKRGERDGLTVEMFKPSLVPELLPVLRGISDAWLESRSAKEKSFSVAAFTDDYLSAQSVMLVRQQDTPVAFVTFMTTDLNIDATVGVMRHVPSASPYAMEYLFTKLALYLKQENFRSLSLGMAPLSGMNPTPLASPWHRFASLMWRFGGRFYNFRGLRGFKSKFQPNWEPRYLAASGSVGVVLTLADLSLLAEGWRS; encoded by the coding sequence ATGGTGCAAGAAGGTACGGCAAGGCGCCCGGCGATCCCTGGCTGGGCCTTCAACATTCAACGATTCAAGGCGCTGCCGCTGCGGCGCCTGGCAGTTCCGGTATTAGCCCTCGTGGTCTGCGCAATCGTGCTGACAGTCTTCCAGCACCTCTCGCAGACCATTCATTACCGCTCCGTCGTCTACAGCCTGCGTCAGTTGACGCCGCAGGCGCTCGCCACGTCACTGCTCGCGACTGCCTTCAGCTATGTCGTCCTGGTCGCCCGCGATGCGGTCGGATTGCGCTCGATCGGCGCAAAGGTGCCGCGCCCCACGCTGTGGATCGGCGCGACAGTCGGTTCCGCGCTCGGCAACGCTACCGGCTTCGGCGCACTGACCGGAGGCGCGGTGCGCTGCCGCGTGTACGGCACCGCCGGCATCAAGCCCGCGCAGGTCGGCCGCCTCACGCTCTTCACCAGCGTCACCCTCGGGCTTTCGCTCGTGCTCCTCGCCGGCCTCGGTATGCTGTTCGACGCGCCCGCCCTGAGTCACATGACCCATGTCACGACCGTGCCGCTGATCGGCGGGGGCGTGGCGATCGTGGTTGCCCTGGCGTTGCTGGTTGCCTGCTGCCGCCCCACTTCGCGGTCCATCCGCCTCGGCCGGCTCACACTCGATGTGCCCGCCCGCCGTGATCTGCTCGACCAGTTGTGGCTCGCCGCACTTGATGTCGCCGCCGCCAGCGTCGCGCTCTGGGCGCTGCTGCCGCATGCCGACGTAGGCTTCGCCCAGTTCGTCGCGATTTTCTCGGCCGCAATGCTGCTCGGCATGATCGGCCACACGCCCGGCGGCCTCGGCGTGTTCGAAGCGTCGATGGTGTTCGCGCTGGGCGGCAGTGTGGAGACGCCGGCGATGGTCGCCGCCCTGCTCGCCTATCGCGTGATCTATTTCGGCGTGCCGCTGCTGGTGTCGTCGGCGCTGCTGGCGGGCTTCGAAGGGCATGCGCTCAAGGCCCGCTTCGCGGGCCGCGGTTCGCGTGACATCACCCAGCTCGTCCCCCTGTTTCTCAGCATCGTCACCTTTGCGGTCGGCGGCATGCTGGTGATCTCCGGCGCGACGCCGGCCTTCGGACGCCGTCTCGCCATCCTCCAGACCGTCGTGCCGCTGTGGGTGCTCGAAAGCTCGCAACTGCTCGCGAGCCTGCTCGGCGTACTGCTGCTATTCGTCGCGCGCGGGCTGCTGCGCCGGCTCGATGCGGCGTGGTGGCTGACGATGCTGCTGGCCGTCGTGAGCCTTGCGCTGTCGCTGACGAAGGGTCTCGCGTTCGTCGAAGCCGGCGTCCTCGGCGTGCTGATCACGCTGCTCGCGACGACGCGCCACCGCTTCAACCGTTCGTCATCGCTCTTCAGCGAGCGCTTTACGCTGACCTGGCTGGTGTCGGTCGGCATCGTGATGATCGTCGCTTCATGGATCCTGTTCTTCGCGTTTCGCGATGTGCAGTACAGCCGCGATCTGTGGTGGAACTTCGCCTTCGACGAGCGCGCGCCGCGTGCGCTTCGCGCGACGCTGAGCGCCTGCCTGTTCGCCGCCACGATTGCGTTCTGGCAACTGTTGCGGCCGGCTGCGGGCCGCTTTGTCGAGCCGCCGGCGGGCGACCTCGCCGACGCTGCGAAGATCGTCCGTTCGCAGGAGCGCAGCGACGCCGGGCTTGCGTTGATGGGCGACAAGAGCTTCCTGTTCTCGAAATCGCGCGAAGCATTCCTGATGTACGCCAAGCATGGCCGTACCTGGGCCGCCCTGCACGATCCTGTAGGTCCGCGCGAGGAATGGGTCGAACTGATCGGCGAGTTCATGGCGCTCGCCCATGCACACGGCGGCCGCGCCGCGTTCTACCAGGTCCGCGCGGACGCCCTGCCGCTTTATCTCGACGCCGGCCTCACGCTGATGAAGCTCGGCGAGGAAGCGCGCCTCGTGCTAAGCGATTTCGAACTGGCCGGCGCACACCGCACCCACCTGCGCTACGCGCTCAAACGCGGCGAGCGCGACGGCCTGACTGTCGAAATGTTCAAGCCGTCGCTCGTACCCGAACTGCTGCCGGTGCTGCGCGGCATCTCCGACGCGTGGCTGGAAAGCCGCTCCGCGAAGGAAAAGAGCTTCTCGGTTGCCGCCTTCACCGACGACTATCTCTCGGCACAGTCCGTCATGCTGGTCCGTCAGCAGGACACGCCGGTGGCGTTCGTCACGTTCATGACGACCGATCTGAACATCGATGCGACTGTCGGCGTGATGCGCCATGTGCCGAGCGCGTCGCCCTATGCGATGGAATATCTGTTCACCAAGCTGGCGTTGTATCTGAAGCAGGAAAACTTTCGCAGCCTGAGCCTCGGCATGGCGCCGCTCTCGGGCATGAATCCGACGCCGCTGGCTTCACCGTGGCACCGTTTCGCCAGCCTGATGTGGCGTTTCGGTGGGCGCTTCTATAACTTCCGCGGCCTGCGAGGCTTCAAGAGCAAATTCCAGCCCAACTGGGAGCCGCGTTATCTGGCCGCATCGGGCTCGGTGGGCGTCGTGCTGACGCTCGCCGACCTGTCACTTCTCGCCGAAGGCTGGCGTTCATGA
- the uvrA gene encoding excinuclease ABC subunit UvrA, producing the protein MASNNLIRIRGARQHNLKNLDLDLRTGEMTVVTGPSGSGKSSLVFDTLYAEGQRRYVETFSAYARQFLDRMDRPQVDRVDGVPPAIAIDQTNPVRSSRSTVGTMTELNDHLKLLYARAAELYDRKTAQAVRHDTPETIYADLMARTADQDPRLVVTFPVELPETATDAEVEQWLSASGYTRVQAQREVESPTGPRKMLDVVADRFRLQQTDKVRAVEAIEASLKRGGGRVNVYVLPQVPEEAALPQIWRFSTGLHNPDSDLRYADPQPALFSFNSAYGACETCRGFGRVIGVDLGLVIPDERKTLRGGAIKTMQTPAWKECQDDLMRYAAKAGIPRDTAWAELSQEQRDWVINGSPDWNGKWQSQWYGVKRFFAYLESKAYKMHIRVLLSKYRSYTPCDTCGGARLKTESLLWRLGTKPNADAVLEPAQRFMPRGVEWTRAQLEALPGLAVHDLMLLPIERIRRFFDGITLPSALLDDALKLLLAEVRTRLKYLCDVGLGYLTLDRQSRTLSGGEVQRINLTTALGTSLTKTLFVLDEPSIGLHPRDLNRIVEAMHRLRDAGNTLVVVEHDPSVMLAADRLIDMGPGPGERGGTIIYDGLPDDIRSAGTLTGEYLGGRRHVADASRWSRRPVKADTPRIVLEGAREHNLQDVTVGIPLQRLVCVTGVSGSGKSTLIQDVLYPAMARSLGKATESPGAFRQLIGAEQVSDAVFVDQSPIGKTARSNPASYVGAFDEIRKLFAKAPLALQRGYTAGMFSFNSGDGRCPTCGGSGFEHIEMQFLSDVYLRCPDCDGRRYRAEILEVKIERGDRALNIADVLDLTVSEAAAYFAADAEVLRVLQPIADVGLEYVKLGQPVPTLSGGEAQRLKLAGFLAETAQARTTRGAKPATAATAGKLFMFDEPTTGLHFDDIAKLMQAFGKLLAGGHSLIVIEHNLDVIRAADWLIDLGPEGGDGGGRVLCAGTPDEVKQCDESHTGQALIHYDESMGVEVASASQGIPLQTALSAARARRAVEGEDVVRIVNAREHNLKSLDVDIPHGKFNVITGVSGSGKSTLAFDILFHEGQRRYLESLNAYARSIVQPAGRPEVDAVYGIPPTVAIEQRLSRGGRKSTVATTSEVWHFLRLLYVKLGLQHCIHDGTPVTSQSVESIAAQLLRDHKGEHVGLLAPLVVNRKGVYTDLAKWAKARGNTHLRVDGEFVPVDPWPKLDRFREHTIELPVADLVVSADHEAQLRRALDDTLELGKGIIHLLAPLDGLHDALHNRHPTAQVGTTKVLSVKRACPTCGTSYPELDPRMFSYNSKHGWCTTCVGTGLALTREQRAAYDDTLLVEDGRGREQSLPSEEQEPEGVGDEPCPDCHGTRLNPAARAVTFDEHPIVDVAQWTVSDTRRWIDGLQLKGRDAEIARDVVSEIGSRLQFLEEVGLGYLSLDRAAPSLSGGEAQRIRLAAQLGSNLQGVCYVLDEPTVGLHPRDNQILLSALRKLGEKGNTLVVVEHDEDTIRRADHIIDIGPGAGKRGGSLVAQGGVAALASHADSLTGQFLAQPITHPLQPRRPVTPPRRNGAATPENWLTVHGGKLHNLRDVTVGIPLARLVAVTGVSGSGKSTLARDVLMANMLDAVGRSVLSSPATKRARKAAQQDEPSTSRRSSVLARSAPRPSLNVTHAWQGCDSVTGWETIDRVLEVDQTPIGKTPRSCPATYIGVWDAIRKLFADTLEARARGYTASRFSFNTGDGRCPACEGQGVRTIGMSFLPDVKVPCDVCHGQRFNPETLAVTWRGKNIGDVLTMEIDEAVEFFAPLSNIAHPLQLMKDVGLGYLTLGQPSPTLSGGEAQRIKLVTELSKVRDDITRRGQKAPHTLYVLDEPTVGLHMADVAKLIRVLHRLVDGGHSVVVIEHDLDVIAEADWIIDLGPEGGVGGGAIVAATHPEGLVQVSASHTGRALAPVLAREKSELAASEESGAVGIG; encoded by the coding sequence TTGGCTTCCAACAATCTGATCCGCATTCGCGGCGCTCGCCAGCACAATCTCAAGAACCTCGATCTCGACCTGCGCACCGGCGAAATGACCGTTGTCACGGGTCCGTCGGGGTCGGGCAAATCGAGCCTCGTGTTCGACACGCTGTATGCCGAAGGGCAGCGACGCTACGTCGAAACTTTCAGTGCGTACGCGCGGCAATTTCTCGACCGCATGGACCGGCCGCAGGTCGACCGGGTCGACGGTGTGCCGCCCGCGATCGCAATCGACCAGACCAACCCGGTGCGCAGCTCGCGTTCAACAGTCGGCACGATGACCGAACTGAACGACCATCTGAAGCTGCTCTACGCGCGCGCGGCCGAACTGTACGATCGCAAAACCGCACAGGCGGTGCGGCACGACACGCCGGAGACGATCTATGCCGACCTGATGGCGCGCACCGCGGACCAGGATCCGCGGCTCGTCGTCACGTTCCCGGTCGAACTGCCCGAAACCGCGACCGATGCCGAAGTCGAGCAATGGCTCTCGGCGAGCGGCTATACACGTGTGCAGGCGCAGCGCGAGGTGGAGTCGCCCACCGGGCCGCGCAAGATGCTCGACGTGGTGGCCGACCGCTTTCGCCTGCAGCAGACCGACAAGGTGCGCGCCGTCGAAGCCATCGAGGCGTCACTCAAGCGCGGCGGCGGCCGGGTGAACGTGTATGTGCTCCCGCAGGTGCCTGAGGAGGCCGCTCTGCCTCAGATCTGGCGCTTCTCGACCGGTCTGCACAACCCCGACAGCGACCTGCGCTATGCGGATCCGCAGCCGGCGCTGTTCTCGTTCAACTCGGCGTATGGCGCGTGCGAAACCTGTCGCGGTTTTGGCCGCGTGATCGGGGTCGACCTGGGGCTGGTGATTCCGGACGAGCGCAAGACCCTGCGCGGCGGCGCGATCAAGACGATGCAGACGCCCGCCTGGAAAGAATGCCAGGACGACCTGATGCGCTACGCGGCGAAGGCCGGCATCCCGCGCGATACCGCGTGGGCGGAACTGTCGCAGGAGCAGCGCGACTGGGTCATCAACGGCTCGCCTGACTGGAACGGCAAGTGGCAGAGCCAGTGGTACGGCGTGAAGCGCTTCTTCGCGTACCTCGAATCGAAAGCGTACAAGATGCACATCCGCGTGCTGCTGTCGAAGTATCGCAGCTACACACCGTGCGATACCTGCGGCGGGGCGCGGCTCAAGACGGAGTCGTTGCTGTGGCGTCTCGGCACGAAGCCGAATGCCGATGCGGTGCTCGAGCCCGCGCAGCGCTTCATGCCGCGCGGCGTGGAGTGGACGCGCGCGCAGCTCGAAGCGTTGCCGGGCCTGGCCGTGCACGATCTGATGCTGCTGCCGATCGAACGCATCCGGCGCTTCTTCGACGGGATCACGCTGCCGAGCGCGCTGCTCGATGACGCGTTGAAGCTGCTGCTCGCCGAAGTGCGCACGCGGCTGAAATACCTGTGCGACGTGGGGCTCGGCTATCTGACGCTGGACCGGCAGAGCCGCACGCTGTCAGGCGGCGAAGTGCAACGGATCAACCTGACGACGGCGCTCGGCACGTCGCTCACCAAAACCCTGTTCGTGCTCGACGAGCCCAGCATCGGGCTGCATCCGCGCGACCTGAACCGGATCGTCGAGGCGATGCATCGGCTGCGCGATGCCGGCAATACGCTCGTGGTGGTGGAGCATGATCCGTCCGTGATGCTCGCGGCGGATCGCCTGATCGATATGGGTCCCGGCCCGGGCGAGCGCGGCGGCACGATCATCTATGACGGCTTGCCTGACGACATCCGCTCGGCCGGCACGCTCACCGGCGAATATCTCGGTGGGCGTCGCCATGTGGCTGACGCGTCGCGCTGGTCGCGCCGTCCGGTCAAGGCGGACACGCCGCGCATCGTGCTGGAAGGCGCGCGCGAGCACAACCTGCAGGACGTGACGGTCGGGATTCCGCTGCAACGGCTCGTCTGCGTGACGGGTGTGTCGGGCTCCGGCAAATCGACGCTGATCCAGGATGTGCTGTACCCAGCGATGGCGCGGTCTCTCGGCAAGGCAACGGAGTCACCCGGTGCGTTCCGGCAACTCATCGGCGCGGAGCAGGTGAGTGACGCGGTGTTTGTCGACCAGTCGCCGATCGGCAAGACGGCGCGCTCCAATCCGGCGAGCTATGTCGGCGCTTTCGATGAGATCCGCAAGCTGTTCGCGAAGGCGCCGCTCGCGCTGCAACGTGGCTATACGGCGGGCATGTTCAGTTTCAACTCGGGCGACGGGCGCTGCCCGACGTGCGGCGGCTCCGGATTCGAACACATCGAGATGCAGTTCCTGAGCGACGTCTATCTGCGCTGCCCGGACTGCGACGGACGACGCTATCGTGCCGAGATTCTCGAAGTGAAGATCGAGCGCGGCGACCGTGCGCTGAACATCGCGGATGTACTGGATCTGACGGTCAGCGAGGCAGCCGCGTACTTTGCCGCCGACGCCGAAGTGCTGCGCGTGTTGCAGCCGATCGCGGATGTCGGTCTGGAGTACGTGAAACTGGGCCAGCCCGTGCCAACGCTTTCGGGTGGCGAGGCGCAGCGTCTGAAGCTCGCCGGCTTTCTCGCGGAAACCGCGCAGGCGCGAACGACGCGCGGCGCGAAGCCGGCCACCGCGGCCACTGCCGGCAAGCTCTTCATGTTCGACGAGCCCACCACCGGTCTGCATTTCGACGACATCGCCAAGCTGATGCAGGCGTTTGGCAAGCTGCTGGCCGGCGGTCATTCGCTGATCGTGATCGAGCACAACCTGGACGTGATCCGCGCGGCCGACTGGCTGATCGACCTCGGTCCGGAAGGCGGCGACGGCGGCGGCCGCGTACTGTGCGCCGGCACACCCGACGAAGTGAAGCAATGCGACGAGTCGCACACCGGCCAGGCGCTGATTCACTACGACGAATCGATGGGCGTCGAAGTCGCATCCGCGTCGCAGGGCATCCCGCTGCAAACCGCGCTGAGCGCGGCGCGCGCGCGGCGAGCCGTCGAGGGCGAAGATGTCGTGCGTATCGTCAATGCGCGCGAGCACAATCTGAAGTCGCTCGACGTCGATATCCCGCACGGCAAGTTCAACGTGATCACGGGCGTGTCGGGGTCGGGCAAGTCGACGCTCGCGTTCGACATCCTGTTTCACGAAGGCCAGCGCCGCTATCTCGAATCGCTGAACGCTTATGCCCGTTCGATCGTCCAGCCGGCAGGGCGGCCCGAAGTCGACGCCGTGTACGGCATTCCGCCGACGGTGGCCATTGAGCAGCGCCTGTCGCGAGGCGGGCGCAAGAGCACGGTGGCGACGACGTCCGAGGTGTGGCATTTCCTGCGGCTGCTTTACGTGAAACTGGGTCTGCAGCACTGCATCCACGACGGTACGCCGGTCACGTCACAAAGCGTCGAATCGATCGCGGCGCAGCTGCTGCGCGATCACAAGGGCGAGCATGTCGGTCTGCTCGCGCCTCTCGTCGTCAACCGCAAGGGCGTCTATACGGACCTGGCGAAATGGGCGAAGGCGCGTGGCAATACCCATCTGCGTGTCGACGGCGAGTTTGTGCCGGTCGATCCGTGGCCGAAGCTCGACCGCTTCCGCGAACACACGATCGAACTGCCCGTCGCTGATCTCGTCGTGTCCGCCGATCACGAGGCGCAGTTGCGCCGCGCGCTCGACGATACGCTCGAACTCGGCAAGGGCATCATCCATCTGCTCGCGCCGCTCGACGGTCTGCACGACGCGTTGCACAACCGTCATCCGACCGCGCAGGTTGGCACGACCAAGGTGCTGTCGGTCAAGCGCGCCTGCCCGACTTGCGGGACGAGCTATCCGGAGCTGGACCCGCGCATGTTCTCGTACAACAGCAAGCACGGCTGGTGTACGACCTGCGTCGGCACCGGCCTTGCGCTGACGCGCGAACAGCGCGCGGCGTACGACGACACGCTGCTTGTGGAAGACGGCCGCGGCCGTGAGCAGAGTCTGCCATCGGAGGAGCAGGAACCGGAAGGCGTCGGCGACGAGCCGTGCCCGGACTGCCACGGCACGCGCCTGAATCCGGCGGCGCGCGCGGTGACCTTCGACGAACATCCGATTGTCGACGTCGCGCAGTGGACGGTGTCCGATACCCGCCGCTGGATCGACGGGCTTCAGTTGAAAGGCCGCGATGCGGAGATCGCTCGTGACGTCGTAAGCGAGATCGGCAGCCGCCTGCAATTCCTCGAAGAAGTGGGGCTCGGGTATCTGAGTCTCGATCGCGCGGCGCCGAGTCTGTCCGGCGGTGAAGCACAACGAATCCGTCTCGCGGCGCAACTCGGCAGTAACCTGCAGGGCGTCTGCTATGTGCTCGACGAACCGACCGTCGGCCTGCATCCGCGCGACAACCAGATCCTGCTGAGCGCGTTGCGCAAGTTGGGCGAGAAGGGCAACACGCTGGTCGTCGTGGAGCATGACGAGGATACGATCCGGCGTGCCGATCACATCATCGATATCGGCCCGGGCGCGGGCAAGCGCGGCGGGAGTCTGGTCGCGCAGGGGGGCGTCGCGGCCCTCGCGTCGCATGCCGATTCGCTGACCGGGCAATTTCTTGCGCAACCGATCACGCATCCGTTGCAGCCGCGCCGGCCGGTCACGCCGCCACGCAGGAACGGTGCGGCCACGCCTGAAAACTGGCTGACCGTGCATGGCGGCAAGCTGCATAACCTGCGCGATGTGACGGTCGGCATTCCGCTGGCGCGGCTCGTCGCGGTGACGGGCGTGAGCGGCTCGGGCAAGTCGACGCTCGCGCGCGACGTGCTGATGGCGAACATGCTCGACGCGGTCGGCCGATCGGTGCTGTCGTCGCCGGCTACGAAGCGTGCGCGCAAGGCGGCGCAGCAGGATGAGCCGTCCACCAGCCGCCGCTCGAGCGTGCTGGCACGCAGTGCGCCGCGTCCCTCGCTGAATGTCACGCATGCCTGGCAGGGTTGCGATTCGGTCACCGGCTGGGAAACCATCGATCGCGTGCTGGAGGTCGACCAGACGCCGATCGGCAAGACGCCGCGCTCCTGTCCGGCTACCTATATCGGCGTGTGGGACGCGATCCGCAAGCTCTTCGCCGATACGCTCGAAGCTCGGGCGCGCGGCTATACGGCGTCGCGCTTCTCGTTCAACACGGGCGATGGCCGTTGTCCGGCGTGCGAAGGGCAGGGGGTGCGCACGATCGGCATGAGCTTCCTGCCGGACGTGAAGGTGCCGTGCGACGTCTGTCATGGCCAGCGCTTCAACCCGGAGACGCTGGCGGTGACGTGGCGCGGCAAGAATATCGGCGACGTGCTGACGATGGAAATCGACGAGGCCGTCGAATTCTTCGCGCCGCTGTCGAACATCGCCCATCCGCTGCAATTGATGAAGGACGTCGGGCTCGGCTATCTGACGCTCGGCCAGCCTTCGCCGACGCTTTCAGGCGGCGAGGCGCAGCGCATCAAGCTCGTCACCGAACTGAGCAAGGTGCGCGACGACATCACGCGCCGGGGGCAGAAGGCGCCGCATACGCTGTACGTGCTCGATGAACCGACGGTCGGATTGCATATGGCGGACGTCGCGAAGCTGATCCGTGTCCTGCATCGGCTGGTGGATGGCGGGCACAGCGTGGTGGTCATCGAACATGACCTCGACGTGATCGCAGAGGCGGACTGGATTATCGACCTCGGGCCGGAAGGCGGCGTGGGTGGCGGCGCGATTGTCGCCGCAACGCATCCGGAAGGGCTCGTGCAGGTATCGGCGAGTCATACCGGGCGCGCGCTTGCGCCGGTGCTGGCGCGTGAGAAAAGCGAGCTTGCCGCGTCGGAAGAGTCGGGGGCCGTCGGGATCGGATGA